One genomic region from Methanomassiliicoccales archaeon encodes:
- a CDS encoding 30S ribosomal protein S27ae, whose translation MSKKDYYQISGGKLERKKRHCPKCGPGVFLAEHGDRISCGKCGYTEFKKK comes from the coding sequence ATGTCAAAGAAAGATTATTATCAGATCAGCGGCGGGAAATTGGAACGGAAGAAAAGGCATTGTCCGAAGTGTGGTCCCGGGGTTTTCCTCGCGGAGCACGGGGATAGGATATCCTGTGGGAAATGCGGTTATACGGAATTCAAGAAGAAATGA
- a CDS encoding 30S ribosomal protein S24e, whose product MKVEIESKKENVLQERIEVYFRVDHQGEPTPSRDAIKSKLAELLNVQKERVVIASARTEFGKTETRGYAKVYGSVDAAKKHESKHLLVRNKLIQKEEKKKAQTAAPAATAKK is encoded by the coding sequence TTGAAGGTTGAAATTGAAAGCAAGAAGGAGAACGTTCTGCAGGAACGGATAGAAGTGTATTTCAGGGTCGATCACCAAGGAGAGCCGACACCATCGAGAGATGCGATTAAATCGAAACTCGCTGAATTACTCAATGTTCAAAAGGAGCGAGTCGTTATTGCGAGTGCAAGGACTGAATTCGGAAAGACAGAGACAAGAGGTTACGCAAAGGTATACGGTTCTGTTGATGCAGCAAAAAAACATGAGAGCAAGCACTTACTCGTGCGAAATAAGCTCATACAAAAGGAAGAAAAGAAGAAAGCACAAACAGCGGCTCCGGCTGCCACAGCAAAGAAATAG
- a CDS encoding GTP-dependent dephospho-CoA kinase family protein → MPEAMREQLHMPFGEIIDEESLAVEVKGCSKIITVGDIVTLTLLDKGILPDLLIFDLKTKREKVIALEELIKALDGDTVCVRNPPAHITTELITEIKGAMIKKRRTKIFVDGEEDLAALVCAAYAPEGSCLLYGLPDKGMVLVKINNQISKKAKALICAMEEWN, encoded by the coding sequence TTGCCAGAAGCGATGAGAGAGCAACTGCATATGCCTTTTGGGGAGATTATTGATGAAGAATCTCTTGCCGTCGAAGTCAAGGGATGTAGTAAAATTATCACTGTAGGCGATATTGTAACCCTTACCCTTTTAGATAAAGGAATACTACCAGATTTATTGATATTTGACCTCAAGACGAAGAGGGAAAAGGTGATTGCCCTAGAAGAATTGATTAAAGCCCTTGATGGAGACACTGTCTGTGTAAGGAACCCACCTGCGCATATCACTACCGAACTGATTACTGAGATAAAGGGTGCGATGATTAAGAAAAGGCGAACCAAGATTTTTGTTGATGGCGAGGAGGATCTTGCTGCTTTAGTCTGTGCTGCCTATGCACCAGAAGGGTCATGCCTTTTGTACGGGCTTCCTGATAAGGGGATGGTTCTTGTAAAAATCAATAATCAAATATCTAAGAAAGCAAAAGCACTTATTTGCGCAATGGAGGAATGGAATTGA
- the spt4 gene encoding transcription elongation factor subunit Spt4, whose product MKVQRACKHCNYITEEETCPLCGNPTSEEWQGYVIIIDHTKSEIAKRMGINVNGKFALRVR is encoded by the coding sequence ATGAAGGTTCAACGAGCATGCAAACATTGTAACTACATTACAGAGGAGGAAACCTGCCCGCTTTGCGGAAATCCAACATCGGAAGAATGGCAGGGCTATGTAATTATCATAGATCATACAAAATCTGAGATCGCGAAGAGGATGGGCATAAATGTCAATGGAAAATTCGCCCTCAGGGTCCGATGA
- a CDS encoding DNA-directed RNA polymerase has product MYLLTTREKVVRIPPHRLGEDMDKVIKELACESFEGKIEGNDSFTVLIKNIEPVGLGRVVHGDGAVYQKVRFEALIFRPQLHEIVEGFVCEVMKFGAFIRFGPLDGLLHISQITDDRIDVDIDNQRLIGKDTKRDLRLNDKVRARIVALSLNEKSPRESKIGLTMRQPGLGKFEWIEEDRKKKGGAS; this is encoded by the coding sequence ATGTATTTGCTAACAACCCGGGAGAAAGTGGTCAGAATTCCACCACATCGACTCGGTGAAGACATGGACAAAGTTATCAAGGAATTAGCGTGCGAGTCTTTCGAAGGGAAGATCGAAGGAAATGATTCGTTTACTGTCCTTATAAAAAACATTGAGCCTGTTGGACTTGGACGAGTGGTTCATGGAGATGGTGCGGTCTATCAAAAAGTCCGGTTCGAAGCACTCATTTTTAGGCCGCAACTTCATGAAATTGTGGAAGGATTTGTTTGCGAAGTTATGAAATTTGGTGCATTTATCCGATTCGGTCCACTGGATGGATTACTGCATATTAGCCAGATTACAGATGATAGGATTGATGTTGATATAGACAATCAACGCCTGATCGGGAAGGATACAAAAAGAGACTTGAGGCTCAATGATAAAGTTCGGGCAAGAATCGTAGCACTGAGTTTAAACGAGAAATCTCCAAGGGAGAGTAAAATAGGCCTGACGATGAGACAGCCGGGTCTGGGAAAATTTGAATGGATCGAGGAAGATCGAAAGAAGAAGGGAGGTGCCTCATGA
- a CDS encoding sodium-translocating pyrophosphatase, whose product MDPLLYIIPLAGIIGLLFAGYLTWGIFRKDKGTPEMQEIGEAIRVGAMAYLARQYKTIAIISVILSIIISLGIRLEVGMAFLLGAFFSALSGYIGMYVSVNSNIRTASGARRSLNEALIISFRGGAVSGLAVVSLSLLGVAGVVFLYDAFFGLKEALFYAVGYAFGASFAALFAQLGGGIYTKAADVGADLVGKVEAGIPEDDPRNPAVIADLVGDNVGDCAGRGADLFESTAAENIGAMILGLSIFLFIEQTTGQQQYGWIFFPLVVRAFGVFAAIIGIMAVRLRNENERPMSALNRGYYLTCVLAAIFFYIAVDQMLGSIMYFYCGLVGIALSIIIVYITQYYTAGEWRPVREIAKASETGPATNIITGFSVALETTAMPVVAIGISLLAAYQLGMMAAPDGSESFIYGLYGTAVATMGMLATCAFILAEDTFGPITDNAGGIVEMSDQPEDIRRRTDKLDAVGNTTKALTKGYAMGSAALAAFLLFAAYFEEVAKLMNDKMNAVVPGSGTLTLADVFHVDIASPPVFIGAFVGAMLVFLFASLAIRAVGKAAYDMINEVRRQFREIPGLLEGKSKPDYARCVDISTKGALKAMVLPGILPVVVPVAFGLILRFLGYTETVQAVGALLMVGTIAGVLMATLMNNGGGAWDNAKKYIEAGHHGGKGTPAHAAAVVGDTVGDPFKDTAGPSLHVLVKLLSTITLVFAALFVV is encoded by the coding sequence ATGGATCCGTTGCTATACATTATTCCGCTAGCAGGCATCATTGGACTCCTATTCGCAGGCTATCTTACGTGGGGAATATTCAGAAAGGACAAAGGCACGCCAGAAATGCAAGAAATCGGGGAAGCGATTAGGGTCGGAGCGATGGCATACCTTGCGAGGCAATACAAGACGATCGCGATTATCAGCGTTATACTATCAATCATTATATCGCTGGGTATCAGACTCGAAGTTGGAATGGCATTCCTCCTCGGGGCATTCTTCTCTGCACTGTCTGGATATATCGGTATGTACGTATCTGTTAATTCAAACATTAGGACGGCGAGTGGTGCGAGAAGATCGCTCAACGAGGCACTGATTATCTCATTCCGCGGAGGAGCAGTATCTGGATTGGCGGTCGTATCGTTGAGTCTACTCGGCGTTGCTGGGGTCGTCTTCCTCTACGATGCCTTCTTCGGTTTGAAAGAGGCACTATTTTATGCAGTGGGATACGCATTCGGTGCAAGTTTTGCTGCATTATTCGCTCAGCTAGGCGGCGGTATTTATACAAAGGCCGCGGATGTTGGTGCTGACCTTGTCGGAAAAGTAGAGGCGGGCATTCCCGAGGACGATCCGAGGAACCCAGCAGTTATAGCAGATCTTGTCGGCGATAACGTCGGCGACTGTGCTGGTCGTGGTGCCGATCTCTTCGAATCAACTGCAGCAGAAAACATTGGTGCGATGATTCTTGGACTATCTATCTTTCTCTTCATAGAACAGACAACTGGACAGCAGCAATATGGCTGGATTTTCTTCCCGCTCGTTGTTCGAGCATTTGGTGTCTTTGCAGCTATCATCGGTATCATGGCTGTCAGGTTGAGGAATGAAAATGAGAGGCCGATGAGTGCACTCAACCGAGGATATTATCTCACCTGCGTTCTTGCGGCGATTTTCTTCTATATCGCGGTAGATCAGATGCTCGGCAGCATTATGTATTTCTACTGCGGACTTGTTGGCATTGCTCTCAGCATTATTATTGTGTACATCACCCAGTATTATACTGCAGGTGAATGGAGGCCTGTAAGGGAGATCGCAAAGGCGTCAGAGACAGGGCCCGCGACGAATATTATCACAGGATTCTCGGTCGCGCTTGAGACAACTGCTATGCCAGTTGTTGCGATTGGCATTTCGTTACTCGCTGCGTATCAGCTCGGAATGATGGCTGCACCTGATGGCTCTGAATCCTTTATTTACGGACTATACGGCACCGCTGTAGCTACAATGGGTATGCTCGCGACTTGTGCATTCATTCTTGCTGAGGACACATTTGGGCCAATCACAGACAACGCCGGCGGAATCGTTGAAATGTCCGACCAACCTGAGGACATCAGGAGGAGAACAGACAAACTTGACGCCGTCGGAAATACTACGAAAGCGCTTACGAAGGGTTACGCAATGGGATCCGCTGCTCTCGCTGCGTTCCTGCTCTTTGCAGCCTATTTCGAAGAAGTCGCGAAGCTGATGAACGATAAGATGAATGCAGTCGTGCCCGGTTCCGGTACCTTGACTCTAGCAGATGTCTTCCACGTCGATATCGCAAGTCCGCCAGTTTTCATTGGTGCATTTGTTGGTGCAATGCTTGTCTTCCTCTTTGCATCGCTGGCAATCCGGGCCGTTGGAAAGGCTGCTTACGATATGATCAACGAGGTTCGCAGGCAATTCAGGGAGATCCCCGGTCTTCTTGAAGGAAAATCCAAACCGGACTATGCAAGATGTGTCGATATCAGCACAAAGGGTGCATTGAAGGCAATGGTCCTGCCAGGTATACTTCCTGTCGTAGTCCCTGTTGCCTTCGGACTAATCCTGAGGTTTCTAGGATATACAGAGACCGTCCAAGCCGTCGGAGCACTGCTCATGGTTGGAACAATTGCAGGTGTACTAATGGCAACACTAATGAACAATGGCGGTGGCGCCTGGGACAATGCCAAAAAATACATCGAGGCGGGCCATCATGGAGGCAAGGGAACGCCTGCTCATGCAGCCGCTGTTGTCGGGGATACGGTGGGCGATCCGTTCAAGGACACAGCAGGGCCTTCCTTGCATGTGCTGGTAAAGCTGCTCTCAACGATCACCCTGGTTTTCGCTGCACTCTTTGTCGTTTGA
- a CDS encoding ATPase domain-containing protein: MSVIENSNKKVQGLVRIPTGIPGLDEMIEGGFPFPSVILVSGTAGTGKTTFGLKFLCKGAELGERGLYITTLSEPTQWMLRFASQFDFVRPEYFGEEIIYMDLGSTLRKMDGDQILDTIENKIAEFIPQRIVIDPVTVVGSMIKSDYRTFLFDMTNMLKNWSVTTVVTGEVNPNELYPAEIAYAVDGIILLMLSEEAGTRRKYLEVLKMRGTNHLTGRQSIDITRSDGIVVLKARF; this comes from the coding sequence ATGAGTGTTATTGAAAATTCTAATAAAAAAGTGCAAGGTTTGGTAAGAATTCCAACCGGGATACCTGGCCTCGATGAAATGATCGAGGGAGGATTTCCGTTCCCGTCCGTGATACTCGTTTCAGGCACCGCAGGGACTGGTAAAACGACTTTCGGTCTGAAGTTCCTTTGCAAGGGCGCCGAGCTCGGAGAACGTGGCCTATACATAACCACCCTAAGTGAGCCAACTCAATGGATGCTAAGGTTTGCTTCTCAATTCGATTTTGTTAGGCCCGAATATTTCGGAGAGGAGATTATTTACATGGATCTCGGCTCAACCCTCAGAAAAATGGACGGTGATCAAATATTGGACACGATTGAGAATAAAATTGCCGAGTTTATCCCACAGAGAATCGTTATCGACCCTGTCACCGTCGTTGGCAGCATGATCAAAAGCGACTACAGGACATTCCTTTTTGATATGACAAATATGTTGAAGAATTGGAGTGTAACAACAGTAGTAACGGGAGAAGTTAACCCAAATGAACTATATCCAGCCGAAATTGCATATGCTGTTGACGGCATTATCTTATTGATGTTGTCAGAGGAGGCTGGCACACGAAGAAAGTACCTCGAGGTCTTGAAAATGAGGGGGACTAATCACTTGACCGGAAGACAATCGATTGATATTACGAGATCCGATGGGATCGTCGTACTTAAGGCGAGATTTTGA
- a CDS encoding MFS transporter, which translates to MADPKRLAVYLGSFIGPVSGNAVLALVPTLKSELNASAPSVLLSISFFMIPFALFTLFSGTISDVYDRKKTVLIGFSFYAIGSMMCALSPNLPVFLLSRTVQGFGYGFVNPVLVAILGDIVPYEERGKAMGYLGAATTAGIALGPFIAGFIVLISWRAVFIFIAILVMFVAIFFDRQFRDVLFVKGSQTPREILRNLKRAIGEKSVLVLSITGFLTFLGYISTISFMSDHLSLPPLGLSESEIGTVMATTGIAGILAAPIGGRLTDKIGRFATPTIGYVLIVVSMIMLSYAQSVYLIIASLVVLGAGTAIVWAPLLTLSVEIRPGQRGTTSSLFNGARFFGYSLAPLVAAPIYVVSGIEAIYIFTIALAVSAILAIWLVRFLMESASPGPSTPKSQ; encoded by the coding sequence ATGGCCGATCCGAAAAGACTTGCTGTTTATCTGGGTTCATTCATCGGTCCCGTTTCGGGTAACGCAGTACTAGCGCTTGTTCCGACTTTGAAAAGCGAGCTGAATGCATCGGCACCATCGGTTCTACTTTCAATTTCCTTTTTCATGATCCCCTTTGCACTATTCACCCTTTTTTCGGGTACGATTTCCGACGTCTATGATAGGAAGAAAACCGTTCTCATCGGTTTTTCGTTCTACGCGATTGGTAGTATGATGTGTGCGTTAAGCCCAAATCTCCCTGTTTTTTTACTTTCGCGAACGGTTCAAGGCTTTGGTTATGGATTTGTTAATCCTGTGCTCGTCGCAATTCTTGGAGACATCGTGCCGTATGAAGAGAGGGGAAAGGCGATGGGATACCTGGGCGCAGCAACGACCGCGGGGATTGCTCTTGGTCCATTTATTGCAGGTTTCATTGTATTGATTAGTTGGCGGGCTGTATTCATTTTTATCGCGATTCTCGTTATGTTTGTGGCGATTTTCTTCGATAGGCAATTTAGAGATGTTCTTTTTGTTAAGGGATCGCAGACACCGAGAGAAATCTTGAGGAACTTGAAAAGAGCGATAGGCGAGAAAAGTGTTCTCGTCCTTTCTATTACCGGCTTCTTGACGTTTCTAGGATACATCAGCACGATTTCCTTCATGTCTGACCATTTGTCACTTCCTCCGCTGGGGCTATCTGAAAGCGAAATTGGAACAGTGATGGCCACCACAGGAATTGCTGGGATCTTGGCCGCACCGATCGGGGGAAGACTCACCGACAAGATTGGAAGATTTGCAACGCCGACAATTGGGTATGTATTGATCGTGGTTTCCATGATTATGCTAAGTTATGCACAATCAGTATATCTCATCATTGCATCGTTAGTCGTTCTGGGCGCAGGAACAGCGATTGTCTGGGCACCGTTGCTTACGCTTTCCGTTGAGATAAGGCCAGGGCAAAGGGGCACGACATCATCGCTTTTCAATGGCGCGAGGTTCTTTGGTTATTCGCTCGCCCCTCTTGTTGCCGCGCCAATTTACGTTGTGAGTGGGATTGAAGCAATCTACATTTTCACCATCGCGCTCGCGGTGTCCGCTATTTTGGCAATTTGGCTTGTTAGATTTCTCATGGAATCTGCTTCTCCCGGTCCCAGCACTCCAAAATCTCAGTGA
- a CDS encoding cation diffusion facilitator family transporter, protein MKRVKAARISIVSNASLVCLKLIAGTVMFSISIISEALHSIMDLIAAIVANYSVRKAIKPADSDHAYGHGKYENVAGIIEALLIFFVSAIIIYESGMKIVSGTGVEFIEIGIVIMGISAIVNLFVSRYLGKVAEDEDSIALKADSLHLKTDVLTSLGVFLGLIAILMTGITILDPLIAIGIAILILKAAYSLFKESTRGLVDEKLPAEEEMVIRNVLLEHMPSYIEFHSLRTRKAGNQRFIDMHIVVKPEMSVEDSHKIVDHLEQEISRRLPNTSVLIHVEPLDWHGTPIPSEKKEN, encoded by the coding sequence TTGAAACGAGTTAAGGCTGCAAGGATTTCAATTGTTAGCAATGCTTCACTAGTGTGCCTGAAATTAATAGCAGGGACTGTGATGTTCTCTATCAGCATAATTTCTGAAGCCTTGCACTCAATTATGGATCTCATCGCTGCGATCGTCGCAAATTATTCAGTTAGGAAAGCTATAAAGCCAGCTGATTCCGACCATGCATACGGCCATGGAAAATATGAGAATGTTGCAGGCATCATTGAAGCATTACTGATTTTTTTCGTGTCGGCAATCATTATTTATGAATCTGGAATGAAAATTGTTAGCGGCACTGGTGTAGAATTCATTGAAATTGGCATTGTTATTATGGGAATTTCGGCTATTGTCAACCTTTTCGTTTCGCGTTATTTGGGAAAAGTAGCTGAGGACGAAGATTCGATTGCATTAAAGGCGGACTCTCTTCACTTAAAGACTGATGTTCTTACCTCATTGGGGGTTTTTCTTGGTTTGATCGCAATATTAATGACAGGAATAACCATCCTCGACCCATTAATTGCAATTGGGATTGCTATTCTCATCCTTAAAGCAGCATACAGTCTTTTCAAGGAGTCGACACGAGGCCTCGTTGATGAGAAGCTCCCTGCAGAAGAAGAAATGGTCATCAGGAATGTGTTATTGGAGCATATGCCGAGCTATATTGAATTTCATTCGCTGAGGACGAGGAAAGCAGGAAATCAGAGATTTATCGATATGCATATTGTTGTGAAACCAGAAATGAGCGTGGAGGATTCACATAAGATCGTCGACCATCTGGAGCAAGAAATTTCCAGGAGATTACCTAACACGAGCGTTCTTATTCACGTCGAACCGCTGGACTGGCATGGCACGCCGATACCTAGTGAAAAAAAGGAAAACTAA
- a CDS encoding deoxyhypusine synthase, translating to MGRPVKDIKLKIPMTVNQLILEMQDSGGFTAKKLSDAVDIIERMFRDSECTVFLSFPACIMATGTRGIMVELAKRKLIDVIITTCGTIDHDLARCWKSYYHGDFFMDDAELRRRGISRLGNVLVPDESYGLILEEKLTPLFEEILGNKNSISTREIIDAVGEHLDNQDSLIYWCHKNRIPIFVPGITDGAFGTQLWMYWQTHRKFSIDLFKDEQDLSDIVFEAKKAGAIIVGGGISKHHTIWWNQFRGGLDYVVYLTTAQEYDGSLSGARVREAVSWGKVKETADEVTVEGDATISFPIIVASVLERLEGLN from the coding sequence ATGGGTAGGCCTGTTAAGGATATAAAACTCAAAATACCAATGACCGTTAATCAATTGATCCTCGAAATGCAAGACTCTGGAGGATTCACTGCCAAGAAATTGTCAGACGCAGTCGATATCATTGAAAGAATGTTCAGAGATAGTGAATGTACCGTATTTCTATCATTCCCTGCGTGTATTATGGCGACCGGTACAAGGGGAATCATGGTAGAGCTGGCAAAAAGAAAACTCATTGATGTGATCATAACAACGTGTGGAACCATTGATCACGATCTTGCAAGATGCTGGAAAAGCTATTATCACGGGGATTTCTTCATGGATGATGCCGAGTTGAGAAGAAGGGGAATCAGCAGATTGGGAAATGTACTCGTCCCAGACGAAAGCTACGGTCTAATCCTTGAGGAGAAACTCACTCCGCTATTTGAGGAAATACTCGGAAATAAAAATTCGATCTCGACGAGAGAAATTATCGATGCTGTTGGCGAACATTTGGATAACCAAGATTCATTGATTTATTGGTGCCATAAGAATCGCATTCCGATTTTTGTTCCAGGAATTACAGACGGCGCCTTCGGAACACAGCTTTGGATGTATTGGCAGACGCATAGGAAATTTTCGATCGATTTGTTCAAAGATGAGCAGGATCTTTCGGACATTGTATTCGAGGCGAAGAAGGCAGGGGCAATTATTGTAGGTGGTGGCATTTCAAAACACCACACGATCTGGTGGAATCAGTTCCGTGGCGGACTTGATTATGTTGTGTACCTGACAACGGCTCAAGAATATGATGGCAGCCTATCTGGTGCGAGAGTACGAGAGGCGGTATCTTGGGGGAAAGTCAAGGAGACAGCTGACGAAGTCACGGTCGAGGGCGATGCAACAATAAGCTTTCCGATTATCGTTGCAAGTGTCCTAGAGAGACTGGAGGGGCTGAATTGA
- a CDS encoding isocitrate/isopropylmalate dehydrogenase family protein: MKKVVVIGGDGIGPDVVSSAVTILKSLALPIEFIEGEMGYECFRRKGEYLPQPTLDLLEESDACLFGALTTPSDPGYKSPLLFIRQYFDLYANVRPFKRLVPSIGLVDMDLVIVRENTEDVYTGIEREVSDGVVLERKITERACRRIVRFAIGLCEKQGRKRITCVHKANVMKRSDGLFRKVFFEEVRNTKLLANEMHVDAMAAALITKPYAYDCLVTLNLYGDILSDEAAALVGGLGLAPSANIGEKFGLFEPCHGSAPDIAGKGVANPTAAILSSALMLRFFGDCASALKIERAVSTAIERGIRTPDIGGTYTTKTFTEALVRIIEEIED; encoded by the coding sequence TTGAAAAAGGTCGTCGTCATCGGTGGCGACGGTATTGGTCCCGATGTAGTATCTTCAGCGGTAACTATTCTTAAATCTCTTGCCCTTCCGATTGAATTCATAGAAGGAGAGATGGGATATGAATGTTTCAGGAGAAAGGGAGAATATCTCCCACAACCAACACTCGATTTGCTTGAGGAATCAGATGCTTGTCTTTTCGGTGCCTTGACAACTCCTTCAGATCCTGGTTATAAGTCCCCGTTGTTGTTCATCAGGCAATATTTCGATTTGTACGCAAATGTCCGTCCGTTCAAACGACTTGTCCCTTCGATTGGGCTTGTCGATATGGATCTTGTGATTGTTCGTGAGAACACTGAAGATGTTTACACAGGCATAGAGAGAGAGGTGAGTGATGGTGTGGTTCTCGAGCGTAAGATTACCGAGAGAGCGTGCAGACGAATTGTTAGATTTGCAATTGGTCTTTGTGAGAAGCAAGGAAGGAAGAGAATCACATGTGTCCACAAGGCCAATGTGATGAAAAGATCCGACGGTCTTTTTAGAAAAGTCTTTTTTGAAGAGGTCAGAAATACAAAGCTCCTCGCAAATGAAATGCATGTGGACGCAATGGCTGCTGCTCTCATCACAAAGCCATACGCGTACGATTGCCTCGTGACCCTCAATCTCTACGGCGACATTCTTTCCGATGAGGCTGCGGCGCTGGTAGGCGGACTTGGACTCGCGCCCTCTGCGAATATTGGAGAGAAATTCGGCCTATTTGAACCATGTCATGGGTCAGCACCAGATATCGCAGGTAAGGGGGTCGCAAACCCAACTGCCGCAATCCTCTCATCTGCACTCATGCTAAGGTTTTTCGGCGATTGTGCATCCGCTTTGAAAATAGAAAGAGCCGTTTCTACGGCGATTGAACGCGGTATCAGAACCCCGGACATCGGAGGGACATATACCACAAAGACTTTTACCGAGGCATTAGTACGGATCATTGAGGAGATCGAGGATTGA
- a CDS encoding PF20097 family protein — translation MVNQDTTTVDYEEKSRYNPSKKYTNMKCPKCDEEMERGYITSGYRSTVFSSCYPLVQCGIQWRFIRTSIEKLEISEKELAFSLLGYRCQKCRLIILQY, via the coding sequence ATGGTAAATCAAGATACGACTACTGTCGACTATGAGGAAAAATCAAGATATAATCCTTCAAAGAAATATACAAATATGAAGTGTCCGAAGTGCGACGAGGAGATGGAGCGCGGCTACATCACCTCGGGGTATCGGTCAACAGTCTTTTCTTCATGTTATCCTCTCGTGCAATGCGGTATCCAGTGGCGCTTTATCAGGACCAGTATTGAGAAACTCGAAATCAGCGAAAAGGAACTCGCTTTTAGCCTACTAGGATATCGCTGCCAGAAGTGCCGGCTAATTATCCTTCAGTACTGA
- a CDS encoding DUF2117 domain-containing protein, with amino-acid sequence MLRIWPITKKAFKSSSTFATMMRIGIVVHGPEAIDTGLLQKVLEIVKEKSATAKTIMSGFTGVAAVIDGGLENLIGIDQCVLPSEALLMLDKESDALILLNYGKNRESIIRFGEIVYSRVKDKIEKPMYQIDNGVMINWTDAEIPIIAEIAEKLGLEKIGTPKTSISGKDEKWRTIKGIIPGENIWINGIVIGRAISSEVAIAKNDDGRLIARGIHLKQSGVERLRNFDPFSARVRSGVIRRTKATPRSITNERRKGIYLIDHSAEDAIYSCRYARFVITVGDDTSKTASSVLYRFSVPIVAITDGDEDGICEERLFYPGSILMKLKSGFDDLVGSELRRIVFQHGNVIDDEDMSPEKVADIIRKIAGDSLIAEERF; translated from the coding sequence ATGTTGCGGATATGGCCCATTACAAAGAAAGCTTTCAAGTCTAGTAGCACATTCGCCACCATGATGAGAATAGGTATTGTCGTCCATGGGCCCGAAGCCATTGACACAGGGTTGCTGCAAAAAGTGTTGGAGATCGTGAAAGAAAAATCAGCAACAGCAAAAACGATCATGAGCGGCTTCACTGGTGTCGCGGCCGTTATCGATGGTGGCCTCGAAAATCTTATCGGCATCGATCAATGCGTACTGCCATCCGAAGCCCTTTTGATGCTAGATAAAGAATCAGATGCATTGATTCTCCTCAATTACGGTAAAAATAGAGAATCGATCATCCGTTTTGGAGAGATTGTTTACTCACGAGTCAAAGATAAAATTGAGAAACCTATGTACCAGATCGATAATGGAGTCATGATCAATTGGACAGATGCCGAGATACCTATTATTGCCGAAATTGCAGAGAAACTTGGTCTCGAAAAGATTGGAACTCCAAAGACTTCGATCTCGGGTAAAGATGAAAAATGGAGAACAATTAAGGGTATTATTCCAGGTGAGAACATTTGGATAAACGGAATCGTCATCGGAAGAGCGATCTCCTCAGAAGTCGCAATTGCGAAAAATGATGATGGACGACTGATTGCGAGAGGCATCCATCTAAAACAGAGCGGTGTCGAACGGTTGAGGAATTTCGATCCGTTTTCAGCACGGGTGAGAAGCGGCGTTATTAGACGAACAAAGGCCACTCCCCGCAGTATCACGAATGAAAGAAGAAAAGGAATCTATTTGATTGATCATTCGGCTGAAGACGCAATTTATTCATGCCGATACGCAAGATTTGTGATCACTGTCGGTGATGATACGAGCAAAACAGCATCGAGTGTCCTCTACAGATTCAGCGTTCCTATTGTTGCTATCACAGATGGAGATGAAGATGGTATTTGCGAGGAGAGATTATTTTACCCGGGATCGATCCTAATGAAGCTAAAGAGCGGATTCGATGATCTGGTCGGAAGCGAATTGAGAAGAATTGTTTTCCAACACGGCAATGTGATCGACGACGAAGATATGTCACCAGAGAAGGTTGCTGACATAATCCGAAAGATTGCTGGAGATTCACTCATTGCCGAGGAGAGATTTTGA